One window of the Salvia miltiorrhiza cultivar Shanhuang (shh) chromosome 6, IMPLAD_Smil_shh, whole genome shotgun sequence genome contains the following:
- the LOC130989394 gene encoding uncharacterized protein LOC130989394 isoform X2: protein MGRKNCLVLVVILLIFVAGCSPASASPATKIVGGVVTKVVSTIFKRLWSLKSATKTATSSRSMMKFEGGYNVETVFDGSKHGIEPYTVEISPDEEVLILDSHNSNIYKIPTPLSRYSRPKLLAGSGEGYNGHVDGKLRQARLNHPRGLTVDDSGNVYVADTMNMAIRKISDSGVVTIAGGKLGRGGGHVDGPSEDAKFSDDFDLVYVGSSCSLLVIDRGNQAIREIQLHEHDCSHEEDNNLDLGIAVLAAACFFGYMLALLQRRVAAMLSYDTEPKPYATGMPPYQRPAPPAKSVLPPLIPAEDEYDKQEDGLFNSLGKLVVHTGSSIAELFGGLFSGFKKKPLINHMPPHQHQHQHHHQYQPRHGSAWPVQESFVVPREDEPPPLEAREPTPRKSYPYMAKEPEKTRQAKQSRPYYNQWNDHGHNYQQPQLQHHQHHQKHRPSSAQTYYEPQNCETNEIVFGAVQEQDGRREAMVIKAVDYADPAYDGNNVRSRYNYMSYSSYGY from the exons ATGGGAAGAAAGAATTGCTTAGTTCTTGTTGTGATTCTCCTCATTTTTGTTGCTGGATGCTCACCAGCTTCTGCTTCACCTGCTACAA AAATCGTTGGTGGGGTTGTGACAAAGGTTGTCTCCACCATTTTCAAGCGGCTGTGGTCTCTCAAATCAGCCACCAAAACCG CTACCTCTAGCCGGTCGATGATGAAATTTGAAGGTGGATACAATGTTGAGACGGTGTTTGATGGAAGCAAGCATGGAATTGAGCCCTACACGGTGGAGATCTCACCAGATGAAGAGGTTCTCATATTAGACTCTCACAACAGCAACATTTACAAGATCCCAACCCCTTTATCTCGAT ATAGTCGACCTAAGTTGCTGGCCGGATCAGGTGAAGGGTACAACGGGCATGTAGATGGGAAGCTGAGGCAAGCAAGACTTAACCATCCTAGAGGGCTTACTGTCGACGACAGTGGCAATGTATATGTTGCTGACACGATGAATATGGCAATCAGAAAGATCAGCGATTCTG GAGTTGTGACGATTGCGGGTGGGAAGTTAGGCCGGGGAGGAGGACATGTAGACGGACCAAGTGAAGATGCGAAGTTCTCGGATGATTTTGATTTGGTCTACGTTGGAAGTAGCTGCTCTCTTTTGGTCATAGATAGAGGGAATCAAGCAATACGAGAGATCCAACTCCACGAACACGATTGCTCCCACGAGGAAGACAACAATCTCGATTTAG GAATAGCAGTGCTTGCTGCAGCTTGTTTCTTTGGCTACATGCTGGCGTTGTTACAACGTCGGGTTGCTGCTATGCTTTCGTACGACACT GAGCCGAAGCCTTACGCGACGGGCATGCCGCCGTACCAGAGGCCGGCCCCGCCCGCGAAATCCGTCCTGCCGCCCCTGATTCCGGCCGAAGACGAGTACGACAAGCAAGAGGACGGATTGTTCAATTCACTAGGGAAGCTCGTCGTCCACACCGGCTCGTCCATAGCCGAACTCTTCGGCGGACTATTCTCCGGCTTCAAGAAGAAGCCCCTCATCAACCACATGCCGCCGCACCAGCACCAGCACCAGCACCACCACCAGTACCAGCCGAGGCACGGGAGCGCATGGCCCGTGCAGGAGAGCTTCGTGGTGCCACGCGAGGACGAGCCGCCTCCGCTCGAGGCAAGAGAGCCCACTCCGCGAAAGAGCTACCCGTACATGGCGAAGGAGCCGGAGAAGACGAGGCAAGCGAAGCAGAGCCGTCCCTATTACAACCAATGGAACGACCACGGCCACAACTATCAGCAACCGCAACTGCAGCATCATCAGCACCACCAGAAGCACCGGCCATCGAGCGCGCAGACCTACTACGAGCCTCAGAACTGCGAGACGAACGAGATCGTGTTTGGGGCAGTCCAGGAGCAGGACGGGCGCCGGGAGGCAATGGTGATCAAGGCCGTCGACTACGCCGATCCGGCCTACGACGGCAACAATGTAAGGTCCAGATACAACTACATGAGTTATTCCTCTTATGGCTACTGA
- the LOC130989394 gene encoding uncharacterized protein LOC130989394 isoform X1 — MGRKNCLVLVVILLIFVAGCSPASASPATKIVGGVVTKVVSTIFKRLWSLKSATKTATSSRSMMKFEGGYNVETVFDGSKHGIEPYTVEISPDEEVLILDSHNSNIYKIPTPLSRYSRPKLLAGSGEGYNGHVDGKLRQARLNHPRGLTVDDSGNVYVADTMNMAIRKISDSGVVTIAGGKLGRGGGHVDGPSEDAKFSDDFDLVYVGSSCSLLVIDRGNQAIREIQLHEHDCSHEEDNNLDLGIAVLAAACFFGYMLALLQRRVAAMLSYDTPKEPKPYATGMPPYQRPAPPAKSVLPPLIPAEDEYDKQEDGLFNSLGKLVVHTGSSIAELFGGLFSGFKKKPLINHMPPHQHQHQHHHQYQPRHGSAWPVQESFVVPREDEPPPLEAREPTPRKSYPYMAKEPEKTRQAKQSRPYYNQWNDHGHNYQQPQLQHHQHHQKHRPSSAQTYYEPQNCETNEIVFGAVQEQDGRREAMVIKAVDYADPAYDGNNVRSRYNYMSYSSYGY; from the exons ATGGGAAGAAAGAATTGCTTAGTTCTTGTTGTGATTCTCCTCATTTTTGTTGCTGGATGCTCACCAGCTTCTGCTTCACCTGCTACAA AAATCGTTGGTGGGGTTGTGACAAAGGTTGTCTCCACCATTTTCAAGCGGCTGTGGTCTCTCAAATCAGCCACCAAAACCG CTACCTCTAGCCGGTCGATGATGAAATTTGAAGGTGGATACAATGTTGAGACGGTGTTTGATGGAAGCAAGCATGGAATTGAGCCCTACACGGTGGAGATCTCACCAGATGAAGAGGTTCTCATATTAGACTCTCACAACAGCAACATTTACAAGATCCCAACCCCTTTATCTCGAT ATAGTCGACCTAAGTTGCTGGCCGGATCAGGTGAAGGGTACAACGGGCATGTAGATGGGAAGCTGAGGCAAGCAAGACTTAACCATCCTAGAGGGCTTACTGTCGACGACAGTGGCAATGTATATGTTGCTGACACGATGAATATGGCAATCAGAAAGATCAGCGATTCTG GAGTTGTGACGATTGCGGGTGGGAAGTTAGGCCGGGGAGGAGGACATGTAGACGGACCAAGTGAAGATGCGAAGTTCTCGGATGATTTTGATTTGGTCTACGTTGGAAGTAGCTGCTCTCTTTTGGTCATAGATAGAGGGAATCAAGCAATACGAGAGATCCAACTCCACGAACACGATTGCTCCCACGAGGAAGACAACAATCTCGATTTAG GAATAGCAGTGCTTGCTGCAGCTTGTTTCTTTGGCTACATGCTGGCGTTGTTACAACGTCGGGTTGCTGCTATGCTTTCGTACGACACT CCGAAGGAGCCGAAGCCTTACGCGACGGGCATGCCGCCGTACCAGAGGCCGGCCCCGCCCGCGAAATCCGTCCTGCCGCCCCTGATTCCGGCCGAAGACGAGTACGACAAGCAAGAGGACGGATTGTTCAATTCACTAGGGAAGCTCGTCGTCCACACCGGCTCGTCCATAGCCGAACTCTTCGGCGGACTATTCTCCGGCTTCAAGAAGAAGCCCCTCATCAACCACATGCCGCCGCACCAGCACCAGCACCAGCACCACCACCAGTACCAGCCGAGGCACGGGAGCGCATGGCCCGTGCAGGAGAGCTTCGTGGTGCCACGCGAGGACGAGCCGCCTCCGCTCGAGGCAAGAGAGCCCACTCCGCGAAAGAGCTACCCGTACATGGCGAAGGAGCCGGAGAAGACGAGGCAAGCGAAGCAGAGCCGTCCCTATTACAACCAATGGAACGACCACGGCCACAACTATCAGCAACCGCAACTGCAGCATCATCAGCACCACCAGAAGCACCGGCCATCGAGCGCGCAGACCTACTACGAGCCTCAGAACTGCGAGACGAACGAGATCGTGTTTGGGGCAGTCCAGGAGCAGGACGGGCGCCGGGAGGCAATGGTGATCAAGGCCGTCGACTACGCCGATCCGGCCTACGACGGCAACAATGTAAGGTCCAGATACAACTACATGAGTTATTCCTCTTATGGCTACTGA
- the LOC130989440 gene encoding pre-mRNA-splicing factor 38-like, translated as MANRTDPLAKSIRGTNPQNLVEKILRTKIYQNTYWKEQCFGLTAETLVDKAMELDHLGGTHGGTRKPTHFMCLVMKMLQIQPDKEIVVEFIKNLEYKYVRVLGAFYLRLTRMDVDVYRYLEPLYNNYRKLRLKLNDGKFTLTHVDEYIDELLTKDYSCDIALPRIKKRYLKCNVGRVLMVFVCSFILAFF; from the exons atggcGAATCGAACAGACCCCCTCGCTAAAAGCATAAGAGGTACAAACCCCCAAAATCTGGTGGAGAAGATTTTGCGCACGAAGATCTACCAAAATACTTACTGGAAGGAGCAATGCTTCGGGCTGACGGCGGAGACGCTCGTCGACAAGGCCATGGAGCTCGACCACCTCGGCGGAACTCACGGTGGCACCCGGAAACCCACCCATTTTATGTGCCTTGTTATGAAGATGCTCCAGATTCAGCCCGACAAGGAAATCGTCGTCGAGTTCATAAAAAATCTTGAGTACAA ATATGTCCGTGTGCTTGGAGCTTTTTATTTGCGTTTAACGAGAATGGACGTCGATGTTTACCGTTACTTGGAACCTTTATACAATAATTACCGAAAGCTGAGGCTCAAGCTAAATGATGGAA AATTCACATTGACGCATGTTGACGAGTACATTGATGAGCTTTTGACAAAAGATTACTCATGTGATATCGCACTACCACGAATCAAAAAAAGGTACCTGAAATGCAATGTGGGTAGGGTTCTGATGGTGTTTGTGTGTTCCTTTATTTTAGCTTTCTTTTAA